A part of Anabas testudineus chromosome 7, fAnaTes1.2, whole genome shotgun sequence genomic DNA contains:
- the LOC113167092 gene encoding uncharacterized protein LOC113167092: MGCRLTRTKAKTHEPSHHRHREELHFVDEYGQPITMQVEGRRGHGHRRRRSHCAIECSAPTERHWEALRAMGLMEGDEGQGNGYNGGPYYGHMTMSPDLYPTSSRMIMSPDVYPPNGYLPRSSNDQHPGSSYLPSVSYSLDHLDRLDFQGPEMLPYQPNSESCLIGCYNTEEMDPKNFPRQSDYRPAWRSDRPLGYLPLSELDSGLGCGPDSPHHRVALSEAETDAMSSLPGHTPSSQGSSSSSESLISSEPSDSGFHSVSTGEHRRLHKIHGSHRQGHHLRSGHSPREQRGRWDLESIPETTQMTHPGAPQASRCTVGNSTTTTVHFHRAERSPTLPRHCSPPSPSTGCRTEPCQRRALWLEQQQGGRGTIDAPGRSRTITDLSEGQRQRRASHPNMTDPNKVQNGQSGTVSSTLGPRSRASYPSNSDPSSHLSTDRTSLTNHQNTMRNSQGTNRSREDDSLSKSPGSGSSGMLEWHGFQTLGNQFGNPKGSLSPSYSTLGAPQRGPRSPPSPRSRLSNPKSVRNQLLRARAYRLARERSEVTTDEEVRGEGEREGEEEGEGGRWAGRYWSRTERRRHLALSRQHRERRGGMEEHTGGVQGVLSSQTVLELSHMKQNRLRNSKLLDDWTTVEELLTHGTRVESDSQLCPSPLLSVTTV; the protein is encoded by the exons ATGGGCTGTCGTCTCACTCGGACCAAG GCCAAGACTCATGAACCTTCTCATCACCGACACCGGGAAGAGCTGCACTTCGTGGATGAGTATGGCCAACCAATCACTATGCAGGTGGAAGGGAGAAGGGGACATGGCCACAGGAGGCGGCGGTCCCACTGCGCCATTGAGTGCAGCGCCCCAACAGAAAGACACTGGGAAGCTCTGAGAGCTATGGGACTGATGGAGGGAGACGAAGGCCAGGGAAATGGCTATAATGGAGG GCCTTACTATGGTCACATGACCATGTCACCTGACCTGTACCCCACCAGCAGTCGTATGATAATGTCACCTGATGTCTATCCACCCAATGGCTACCTGCCCAGATCCTCAAATGACCAGCACCCAGGTAGCAGCTACCTCCCCAGTGTCTCCTACAGCTTGGACCACCTGGACCGACTGGACTTCCAG GGTCCAGAAATGTTGCCGTACCAGCCTAACTCAGAGAGCTGTCTGATTGGTTGTTACAACACAGAAGAAATGGATCCCAAGAATTTTCCCAGACAG TCTGACTATCGTCCAGCGTGGCGGTCAGATCGTCCTCTTGGATACCTTCCCCTCAGTGAGCTCGACAGCGGGCTAGGATGTGGCCCCGATAGCCCACACCACAGGGTGGCGCTCTCTGAAGCTGAGACAGATGCTATGTCATCGCTGCCAGGCCACACACCTTCCTCCCAAggatcctcctcttcctcagagTCCCTGATCTCCTCTGAACCCAGTGACTCGGGCTTCCACAGCGTCAGCACCGGAGAGCACAGGCGGTTGCACAAGATCCATGGAAGCCACCGGCAGGGTCACCATCTCCGCTCAGGCCACTCCCCTCGAGAGCAGAGAGGGCGCTGGGACTTGGAGTCCATCCCTGAGACAACTCAGATGACTCACCCTGGAGCACCGCAGGCATCGCGCTGTACTGTCGGTAACAGTACGACCACAACAGTTCACTTCCACAGAGCTGAGAGAAGTCCCACCTTACCTCGCCACTGCTCACCACCCTCCCCCTCCACTG gctGCCGTACTGAGCCCTGCCAGCGGAGGGCGCTATGgttggagcagcagcagggaggacGCGGGACAATTGATGCCCCAGGACGGAGTCGAACTATCACAGATCTGAGTGAAGGACAACGCCAGCGCAGGGCCAGTCACCCCAACATGACTGATCCAAACAAAGTCCAGAACGGCCAGTCAGGCACAGTCAGCAGCACGTTGGGGCCAAGGAGCAGGGCCAGTTATCCCAGTAACAGTGACCCCTCCAGTCACCTCAGCACAGACAGAACCAGTCTGACCAACCATCAGAACACAATGAGAAACAGCCAGGGTACGAACCGGAGCAGAGAGGACGATTCCCTATCCAAGAGTCCTGGATCCGGTTCCAGCGGCATGTTGGAGTGGCATGGCTTTCAGACTCTGGGGAATCAGTTTGGAAACCCTAAAGGCTCCCTGTCTCCTTCCTATAGCACACTGGGAGCCCCGCAACGTGGCCCCCGCTCCCCACCCTCACCCCGCTCCAGACTGTCCAACCCAAAGTCAGTCAGGAACCAGCTGCTCAGGGCCAGAGCTTACCGATTGGCCCGGGAACGAAGTGAGGTCACAACGGATGAGGAGgtgagaggggagggggagagagagggggaggaggaaggggaaggCGGCCGGTGGGCGGGGCGATACTGGAGCCGCACAGAGAGGAGACGACACCTGGCGTTGTCACGGCAACAcagggagagaaggggaggaATGGAGGAGCACACCGGGGGGGTTCAGGGGGTTCTGTCGTCTCAGACGGTGCTGGAGCTCAGCCACATGAAGCAGAACCGACTGAGGAACAGCAAGCTGCTCGATGATTGGACCAcggtggaggagctgctgacTCATGGGACACGGGTGGAGAGTGACAGTCAGCTCTGTCCCAGCCCTCTGTTATCAGTTACTACTGTCTGA
- the snx21 gene encoding sorting nexin-21, with translation MASRLLDRLKRSLFKDGQGVGHQQEAGGGPEEEAFNQDRWEAELEEEECVTERLGGTLCFDSEEGGAVEDGAEGDGSGLDSDSDFLGESMEEGISSTDISPVGVSPVGPSPSSMLTRQLQDSWRNLRGLGGGSPVPSGRRLTDNILFEVTDASVVHDGSSKYVLYTIHVIQSGGSDKTPAIITRRYSDFQRLHATLRRNHGDHMERVCFPRKKLHRNFTAETIAKRSRAFEQYLSHLCSLNTLRGAPCVRLFFYLTDLQTGQVFIRVGRYQEALGPLLNAKRLQQKLGWAVFCDNQAQAPPPASSHWLFTLVGLSWCFQEVDQLEEARDHSDLALRVLTPAETRTSTDDGSLALDKPHSSADRPLPQTDEPWPRLNRPHPLLLPLLRAVVRQSWQTGKDKRQWEELLRPLEEQWARLDNQPTIKEFLVKYNLQENEAEG, from the exons ATGGCGTCACGGCTGCTGGACCGACTGAAGCGCTCTCTGTTTAAAGATGGTCAGGGGGTGGGACACCAACAGGAAGCGGGGGGCGGACCGGAAGAGGAGGCGTTTAATCAGGACCGCTGGGAGgcggagctggaggaggaggagtgtgtgaCGGAGCGTCTTGGGGGGACGCTGTGCTTTGACAGCGAAGAAGGAGGAGCAGTGGAGGACGGCGCTGAGGGCGATGGGTCAGGGCTCGACAGTGACTCAGACTTCCTGGGAGAGTCGATGGAGGAGGGGATCAGCAGCACAG ACATCAGTCCTGTGGGCGTGTCTCCAGTCGGACCCTCCCCGTCCTCCATGCTGACCCGGCAGCTTCAGGACAGCTGGAGGAACCTGCGTGGACTCGGAGGAGGAAGTCCTGTCCCCTCAGGGAGACGACTGACGGACAACATATTGTTTGAGGTGACGGATGCCAGCGTGGTGCATGACGGCTCCTCGAAATATGTG CTGTACACAATCCACGTGATTCAATCCGGCGGCAGTGACAAGACTCCAGCCATTATCACCCGCCGATACTCCGACTTCCAGCGCCTTCATGCCACGCTGCGCCGTAACCATGGAGATCACATGGAGCGTGTCTGTTTCCCAC GAAAGAAGCTGCATAGGAACTTCACGGCAGAGACAATCGCCAAGAGGAGCCGGGCATTTGAACAGTATCTGTCTCACCTGTGCTCACTGAACACCCTGCGGGGGGCGCCGTGTGTCCGACTGTTCTTTTACCTGACAGACCTGCAGACTGGACAGGTGTTCATCAG GGTGGGACGTTACCAGGAGGCCTTGGGTCCATTGCTCAATGCCAAGCGACTGCAGCAGAAACTGGGCTGGGCCGTTTTTTGTGATAACCAGGCTCAGGCCCCGCCCCCAGCGTCTTCCCATTGGTTATTCACTCTGGTGGGGCTGTCGTGGTGTTTCCAAGAAGTGGACCAGCTGGAGGAGGCTCGGGATCACTCTGACCTCGCCCTGCGTGTCCTGACCCCCGCGGAGACTCGGACTAGCACAGACGACGGGTCCCTCGCACTTGATAAGCCACACTCATCTGCTGATAGGCCCCTCCCACAGACTGATGAACCGTGGCCACGTTTGAACAGGCCACACCCCCTCCTGCTGCCATTACTGCGGGCCGTGGTTCGGCAGTCGTGGcagacaggaaaagacaaacGGCAGTGGGAGGAGCTTCTTCGCCCCCTGGAGGAGCAGTGGGCACGGCTTGACAATCAGCCAACCATCAAAGAGTTTCTGGTCAAATACAACCTGCAGGAGAACGAGGCTGAGGGCTAG